The Rutidosis leptorrhynchoides isolate AG116_Rl617_1_P2 unplaced genomic scaffold, CSIRO_AGI_Rlap_v1 contig158, whole genome shotgun sequence genome includes a window with the following:
- the LOC139881455 gene encoding LOW QUALITY PROTEIN: protein SCO1 homolog 2, mitochondrial-like (The sequence of the model RefSeq protein was modified relative to this genomic sequence to represent the inferred CDS: inserted 2 bases in 2 codons) yields MGLANRGAFSRLAIGTLAMEKRLSKLWRRKHELTPLGVGFHLPLYDFQFIYSFSLCVAVFSTPGDLLGXAGLATFVHYNDERRIAMKGSICTIDSAKGPVIGGPFTLMDTENRIVTEKDFLGNWVLLYFGYTSSPDVGPDQVQMMTMAIDKLESADNVKVLPIFVTLDPQRDSPVQLRAYLKEFSPKIVELTXNVGSIRQMAQEYRVYFKKVQGEGGDYLVETSHNMYMMNPKMEVARCFGVEYNAEELAAAIAKELRRKAA; encoded by the exons ATGG GTTTGGCCAATCGAGGAGCTTTTAGTCGTCTAGCTATCGGAACTCTCGCAATGGAAAAAAGATTGTCAAAACTGTGGAGGAGGAAGCACGAGCTCACTCCTCTTGGAGTTGGATTTCATTTGCCATTGTACGATTTTCAATTCATTTATAGTTTCTCATTATGTGTGGCAGTTTTTTCTACT CCAGGTGATTTGCTTG ATGCTGGACTTGCGACCTTTGTTCACTACAATGATGAGAGGAGAATAGCTATGAAAG GCAGCATTTGTACAATTGATTCTGCCAAGGGGCCGGTCATTGGTGGTCCTTTTACTTTGATGGATACAGAGAACCGGATTGTTACTGAAAAAGACTTTCTTGGCAACTGGGTCCTCCTTTACTTTGGCTACACGTCATCTCCTGATGTTGGACCAGATCAGGTCCAAATGATGACGATGGCCATAGATAAATTAG AGTCGGCGGACAATGTCAAGGTCTTACCCATATTTGTTACACTTGATCCTCAGCGTGATTCCCCAGTACAACTTCGTGCTTACCTGAAAG AGTTTAGCCCAAAAATAGTCGAATTAA GAAATGTCGGTTCTATAAGGCAAATGGCACAGGAATATCGTGTTTATTTCAAGAAAGTTCAGGGAGAGGGAGGTGACTATCTTGTTGAAACCTCACACAACAT GTATATGATGAATCCAAAAATGGAAGTCGCGAGGTGCTTTGGGGTTGAGTATAATGCAGAGGAACTAGCTGCAGCCATAGCCAAGGAACTGAGGAGAAAAGCTGCATAA
- the LOC139881456 gene encoding succinate dehydrogenase [ubiquinone] iron-sulfur subunit 3, mitochondrial gives MTQLYKEFRIYRWNRDNPNAKPILQSFFINLSNCGPMVLDGLQKIKSEDDSSLSYRRSCREGICGSCAMNIDGTNTVACLKPIDPDTTKPTIILPLPHMFVIKDLVVDLTNFYQQSMEPWLKTTKAPPDGREYRQSPADRKKLNALYECILYACCSASCPSYWWNPEQFLGPAPLLHAYRWISDSRDEFTKERLKALTEDQTRLYRCIQNCKATCPKSLDPADAINKMKTKHLLSKPIQEF, from the exons ATGACACAATTATACAAAGAGTTTAGGATTTATAGATGGAACCGTGACAACCCAAATGCCAAACCAATCCTCCAATCTTTCTTCATTAACCTCTCCAATTGCGGTCCCATG GTATTGGATGGATTACAAAAGATAAAGTCAGAGGATGACTCGAGTTTGAGCTATAGAAGGTCATGTAGAGAAGGGATATGTGGGTCATGTGCTATGAACATTGATGGAACCAACACAGTGGCTTGTCTCAAGCCAATCGATCCCGACACGACGAAGCCTACAATCATCCTTCCTTTGCCTCACATGTTCGTTATCAAAGATCTTGTTGTTGACCTCACCAATTTTTACCAACA ATCCATGGAACCGTGGCTGAAAACAACCAAGGCTCCACCGGATGGGCGAGAGTATAGGCAATCTCCGGCCGATCGAAAAAAGCTGAATGCATTGTATGAATGCATATTATATGCTTGTTGTAGCGCATCCTGTCCTTCCTATTGGTGGAATCCTGAACAATTCCTAGGCCCTGCCCCTTTGCTTCATGCCTATAGATGGATCTCCGACAG CCGAGACGAATTTACAAAGGAAAGGTTGAAAGCTTTAACGGAGGACCAGACAAGATTATATAGATGTATACAAAACTGTAAAGCTACATGTCCCAAAAGCCTTGATCCAGCCGATGCGATTAACAAGATGAAGACCAAACACTTGCTTTCTAAACCCATCCAGGAGTTTTGA